The nucleotide window ACAATTCTTTTAATTATGAAGAATTTGTAAACGCAGCCTACTTTCAATATGGTCAAAAGTTTAATAACATCTCATTATTAGCAGGTTTAAGATATGAATATACTTCTATCGAAATTGAGCAACAAACATCTACAACTGTAGATGCTAGAAGCTATGGTAACCTATTCCCTACCATTAATTTAGGTTATGAATTTAAAGATGGTGAAAACATCACTATTGGTTACAATAGAAGAATTAGAAGACCAAGAGGTAGAAACTTAAATCCTTTTCCTAGTAGATCTAGTGAGGCCAATATCTATACAGGTAATGTAGGCTTAAACCCGGTAATTACTGATGCAGTAGATTTAGGTTACTTAAAAAGATGGGATAAATTTACACTAAGTACCTCTTTATATTATAACATTAGTAATGACAATTGGGAAAGAATACAAGAAGATACAGGTGAAGTTACAGATAATGGAGATCCTATTACAAGAAGGTTCCCAATTAATTTATCTACTGCAGAACGTTTAGGTTTTGAATTTACCTTAAACTACAGACCATTTAAAATATGGAACATTAATAGTGATTTTAACCTATTTAGAGTTACAACAGATGGTGATTACACAAACCCAACAACGAATGCCACTCAAAGTTTTGATTTTGAGAATACCTCATACTTTATTCGCTTAAACCAAAAGATTACTTTAGGAAAAACCGATTTACAAATTAACTCAAATTATAGAGGGCCTTCTCAAAACGCACAAACAACAAGTGAAGGCGTATTTAGTATGAACATTGCAGCAAGTAGAGATTTCTTTAATGAAAAAGCTTCTTTAAGCGTTAACTTTAGTGATGTTTTTAATAGTAGAATTAGTAGAAGAACAACAAATATTCCAGGATTCTTAGATCAATATTCAGAGTTTCAATGGAGAGAGCCTCAGTTTAGAGTAAGTTTGGTGTACAGATTCAACCAAAAGAAAAAGAGATTTGGTGGAGATAGAGATGATAATGGTGGAGATGATTTTGAAGAATAAATCAAAAACCAAAATTTGATAAACAAAAAACTCGTTCAATAAATGAACGAGTTTTTTTTTATATGGTTAAGCTAAAAACTACTTTCCTTCAGCAGCTTTTTTAGCATCTCTTTTTAATTTGAAATTTTCCCAAATTGTTCCTCCTATCCAGTAAGGAACTACAAATGTTAATAAGAAAATTAACAACCAAAAACCGGCTGTAAAAATAAACATGAATAAAACTAAACCTGAAAATTCTGAAAAATCTAACATTTATTGCTAATTATATTTATATACATGCAAAAATAACAGATTTTTTTAAAATTACACAATTAAAATTAAAGTTTTTATGAGCATTTACATCCCTTAATATTAAAATATTTGAGCGATATTATTTAAATTTGTTACCCTAAAATATAAAGTACATCATGACAAAGTTTAGAATAGAAAAAGATACCATGGGTAATGTAAATGTTCCTGCAGACAAGTATTGGGGAGCACAAACAGAACGTTCTAGAAATAATTTTAAAATAGGTGCACCAGCCTCAATGCCTTTAGAGGTGGTTTATGGTTTTGCTTATTTAAAAAAAGCGGCTGCATTTACTAATGCAGAACTAGGTGTTTTATCTGAAGAAAAAAGAGATTTAATTGCGCAAGTATGTGATGAAATTTTAGAAGGTAAGCATGATGATCAATTTCCTTTAGTAATTTGGCAAACAGGTTCAGGTACGCAATCTAACATGAATGTAAACGAGGTTATTGCAAACAGAGCTCATGAAATTTCTGGTAAAGTAATTGGTGAAGGTGATAAAACCATTCAACCTAATGATGATGTAAATAAATCACAATCTTCTAACGATACGTTTCCTACAGGTATGCACATTGCTGCCTACAAGAAAATTGTAGAGAATACCATTCCAGGAATAACTCAATTAAGAGACACTTTACAAGCAAAAGCAGAAGCTTTTAAAGATGTTGTTAAAATTGGTAGAACACATTTAATGGATGCTACTCCACTTACTTTAGGGCAAGAATTTTCTGGTTATGTAGCTCAATTAAACTTTGGGTTAAAAGCATTAAATAATACTTTAGAGCATTTATCTCAGTTGGCCTTAGGAGGAACTGCAGTTGGTACAGGATTAAATACACCTAAAGGATATGATGTTTTAGTGGCAAAATATATCGCAGAATTTACAACACTACCATTTGTAACTGCAGAAAATAAATTTGAAGCTTTAGCAGCACATGATGCTTTAGTAGAAACACATGGAGCATTAAAGCAAATTGCTGTTTCTTTAAATAAAATTGC belongs to Polaribacter dokdonensis and includes:
- the fumC gene encoding class II fumarate hydratase, which translates into the protein MTKFRIEKDTMGNVNVPADKYWGAQTERSRNNFKIGAPASMPLEVVYGFAYLKKAAAFTNAELGVLSEEKRDLIAQVCDEILEGKHDDQFPLVIWQTGSGTQSNMNVNEVIANRAHEISGKVIGEGDKTIQPNDDVNKSQSSNDTFPTGMHIAAYKKIVENTIPGITQLRDTLQAKAEAFKDVVKIGRTHLMDATPLTLGQEFSGYVAQLNFGLKALNNTLEHLSQLALGGTAVGTGLNTPKGYDVLVAKYIAEFTTLPFVTAENKFEALAAHDALVETHGALKQIAVSLNKIANDIRLMASGPRSGIGEIIIPANEPGSSIMPGKVNPTQCEAMTMVCAQVMGNDVAVTVGGTQGHYELNVFKPMMAANVLQSAQLIGDACVSFDVNCVAGIEPNHSRITELVNKSLMLVTALNTKIGYYKAAEIANTAHENGTTLKEEAVRLGYVTPEQYDEWVKPAEMTGSLK